A single region of the Nocardioides aquaticus genome encodes:
- the rph gene encoding ribonuclease PH: MTTKRADGRADDELRQVRITRNWLDHAAGSVLVEFGGTKVLCAASASEGVPRWRKGSGLGWVTAEYAMLPAATHTRSDRESVKGRIGGRTHEISRLVGRSLRAVVDYKALGENTIQLDCDVLQADGGTRTAAITGAWVALADAVDHLRAAGSLKGEPLTGSVAAISVGIIDGVARLDLPYEEDVRAETDMNVVMTGTGSFVEVQGTAEGAPFDRAELDALLGLAEKGCADLTRLQTESRT, from the coding sequence ATGACGACGAAGCGCGCAGACGGTCGGGCCGACGACGAGCTCCGCCAGGTGAGGATCACCCGGAACTGGCTTGACCACGCGGCCGGGTCCGTCCTGGTCGAGTTCGGGGGCACCAAGGTGCTCTGCGCGGCCTCGGCCTCCGAGGGCGTCCCGCGCTGGCGCAAGGGCTCCGGGCTCGGCTGGGTGACCGCCGAGTACGCCATGCTCCCGGCCGCCACCCACACCCGGTCGGACCGCGAGTCGGTCAAGGGCCGGATCGGGGGACGCACCCACGAGATCAGCCGCCTGGTCGGCCGGTCGCTGCGCGCGGTCGTCGACTACAAGGCGCTCGGGGAGAACACGATCCAGCTCGACTGCGACGTGCTGCAGGCCGACGGCGGCACCCGGACCGCCGCCATCACCGGTGCCTGGGTCGCGCTGGCCGACGCCGTGGACCACCTGCGCGCGGCGGGGTCCCTCAAGGGCGAGCCGCTGACCGGGTCGGTGGCCGCGATCAGCGTCGGGATCATCGACGGCGTGGCCCGGCTCGACCTCCCGTACGAGGAGGACGTCCGCGCCGAGACCGACATGAACGTCGTGATGACCGGCACCGGCTCGTTCGTCGAGGTGCAGGGAACCGCCGAGGGCGCTCCCTTCGACCGCGCCGAGCTGGACGCGCTGCTCGGCCTGGCCGAGAAGGGCTGCGCCGACCTCACCCGTCTGCAGACGGAGTCGCGGACGTGA
- a CDS encoding PLP-dependent cysteine synthase family protein, translating to MRYDSLLPSVGDTPLVGLPRLSPSADVRLWAKLEDRNPTGSVKDRPALRMIEEAEKDGTLRPGCTILEPTSGNTGISLAMAAKLKGYRIVCVMPENTSEERRQLLRMWGAEIISSPAAGGSNEAVRVAKLVAQEHPDWVMLYQYGNPANALAHEDGTGPELLRDLPSITHFVAGLGTTGTLMGTGRFFRRVKPEVRIVAAEPRYGELVYGLRNLDEGFVPELYDPAMIDGRFSVGPRDAVRRVRELLELEGIFAGISTGAILHAALAQAAKAVKAGESADIAFIVCDGGWKYLSTGAYEGTIEEAEDRLEGQLWA from the coding sequence ATGCGCTACGACAGCCTCCTGCCCTCCGTCGGCGACACGCCGCTGGTGGGGCTCCCGCGACTCTCGCCGTCGGCGGACGTACGGCTGTGGGCCAAGCTCGAGGACCGCAACCCGACCGGCTCGGTCAAGGACCGGCCGGCCCTGCGGATGATCGAGGAGGCCGAGAAGGACGGGACCCTTCGTCCGGGCTGCACGATCCTCGAGCCGACGTCGGGCAACACCGGCATCTCGCTGGCCATGGCGGCCAAGCTCAAGGGCTACCGGATCGTCTGCGTGATGCCGGAGAACACCTCCGAGGAGCGTCGCCAGCTGCTGCGGATGTGGGGCGCCGAGATCATCTCCTCCCCGGCCGCGGGCGGCTCCAACGAGGCCGTCCGGGTCGCCAAGCTGGTCGCGCAGGAGCACCCGGACTGGGTGATGCTCTACCAGTACGGCAACCCGGCCAACGCCCTGGCGCACGAGGACGGCACCGGCCCGGAGCTGCTGCGCGACCTGCCCTCCATCACGCACTTCGTGGCCGGCCTCGGGACCACCGGGACCCTGATGGGCACCGGCCGGTTCTTCCGCCGGGTCAAGCCCGAGGTGCGCATCGTGGCCGCCGAGCCCCGCTACGGCGAGCTCGTGTACGGCCTGCGCAACCTCGACGAGGGCTTCGTGCCCGAGCTCTACGACCCGGCGATGATCGACGGCCGCTTCTCGGTCGGCCCGCGCGACGCGGTCCGCCGGGTGCGGGAGCTGCTCGAGCTCGAGGGCATCTTCGCCGGCATCTCGACCGGCGCGATCCTGCACGCCGCGCTCGCCCAGGCCGCCAAGGCCGTCAAGGCCGGTGAGAGCGCCGACATCGCCTTCATCGTCTGCGACGGTGGTTGGAAGTACCTCTCGACCGGTGCCTACGAGGGCACCATCGAGGAGGCCGAGGACCGCCTCGAGGGCCAGCTCTGGGCGTGA
- a CDS encoding DUF3604 domain-containing protein, protein MPQLVATDDGGLVVAYRVHRRLPLMTYYWEVAVQALGADGWEPPTTLRGSDGTLEEAAVAAEAGGVRVAVQTDARLARALQWTEGFGGRECPTLLEHHGSVVWHGIHGLGTVAVAHVPSAGPVPTATALAETSPLARTVLADDRREARRWAAARGTDEPERYVAEVGDRRWTLYWGDLHRHSLVSRCTAGDEPSLEDFYRYAWDVCEYDFWAVTDHAENSSDHQWWSLQKIADLFHVPGRFVPLYGFEWTSADTGHQNVIYGDVERGAPIFSAFAEGTTTPRGLWDALAEHPAYPAVTIPHHPGAAMVHHDWGFHDERYGRLVEVFQACRGSYENDRAFRQYADGTRKGTFVVDGLKAGHKVGMIASSDHGHGASYVGAFAETLDRGDVFDALQSRRTFAATTRGVVVDLRAGEHGEVFMGQEAPAGTRRRLTVHAEGYADLARVDLLRDGEVVHELVPDLHAALDLPAGWRRVPLRVEWGEAESTTRWDGSLQVLGGRVLRTDFWSPEVIAADDRSLAWEATTHSFGEPYGAQRGGVEVTLLGPDDAEVQVCFGDAEAGTVRLGDLADTLAAGRDHALLAPLGHARLQHAYGGLTSLGSTAVDLVWDDAEDDGAEHFYYARVVQVDGEAAWSSPIWV, encoded by the coding sequence ATGCCGCAGCTGGTCGCGACCGACGACGGCGGGCTGGTGGTGGCCTACCGGGTGCACCGACGGCTGCCGCTGATGACCTACTACTGGGAGGTCGCCGTCCAGGCGCTCGGCGCCGACGGCTGGGAGCCGCCGACCACCCTGCGCGGCAGCGACGGGACGCTGGAGGAAGCGGCGGTGGCCGCCGAGGCCGGCGGCGTCCGCGTCGCGGTGCAGACCGACGCCCGGCTGGCCCGGGCCCTGCAGTGGACCGAGGGCTTCGGCGGACGCGAGTGCCCGACCCTGCTCGAGCACCACGGGTCCGTCGTCTGGCACGGCATCCACGGCCTCGGCACCGTCGCGGTGGCCCACGTGCCGTCGGCCGGGCCGGTGCCGACCGCGACCGCCCTGGCCGAGACCTCCCCGCTGGCCCGCACCGTGCTGGCCGACGACCGGCGCGAGGCGCGCCGCTGGGCGGCGGCACGGGGGACCGACGAGCCGGAGCGCTACGTCGCCGAGGTCGGCGACCGCCGCTGGACGCTGTACTGGGGCGACCTGCACCGCCACTCGCTGGTCAGCCGCTGCACCGCCGGCGACGAGCCCAGCCTCGAGGACTTCTACCGCTACGCCTGGGACGTCTGCGAGTACGACTTCTGGGCCGTCACCGACCACGCCGAGAACTCCTCGGACCACCAGTGGTGGTCGCTGCAGAAGATCGCGGACCTGTTCCACGTGCCGGGACGCTTCGTCCCGCTCTACGGGTTCGAGTGGACCTCGGCCGACACCGGGCACCAGAACGTCATCTACGGCGACGTCGAGCGCGGCGCCCCGATCTTCTCCGCCTTCGCCGAGGGCACCACCACCCCGCGCGGGCTGTGGGACGCCCTGGCCGAGCACCCGGCGTACCCCGCCGTCACCATCCCGCACCACCCCGGCGCCGCGATGGTGCACCACGACTGGGGCTTCCACGACGAGCGGTACGGCCGGCTCGTCGAGGTCTTCCAGGCCTGCCGCGGCAGCTACGAGAACGACCGCGCGTTCCGCCAGTACGCCGACGGCACCCGCAAGGGCACGTTCGTCGTCGACGGGCTGAAGGCCGGTCACAAGGTCGGCATGATCGCCTCCTCCGACCACGGGCACGGCGCGTCCTACGTCGGTGCCTTCGCCGAGACCCTCGACCGCGGCGACGTCTTCGACGCCCTGCAGTCGCGCCGCACCTTCGCCGCCACCACCCGCGGCGTCGTCGTCGACCTGCGCGCCGGCGAGCACGGCGAGGTCTTCATGGGCCAGGAGGCGCCGGCCGGCACCCGCCGCCGGCTCACGGTCCACGCCGAGGGGTACGCCGACCTCGCCCGCGTCGACCTGCTCCGCGACGGCGAGGTCGTCCACGAGCTGGTGCCCGACCTGCACGCCGCCCTCGACCTGCCGGCCGGCTGGCGACGCGTGCCGCTGCGCGTCGAGTGGGGCGAGGCCGAGTCCACGACCCGCTGGGACGGCAGCCTGCAGGTGCTCGGCGGCCGGGTCCTGCGGACCGACTTCTGGAGCCCGGAGGTGATCGCCGCCGACGACCGCAGCCTGGCCTGGGAGGCCACCACGCACAGCTTCGGCGAGCCGTACGGCGCCCAGCGCGGCGGTGTGGAGGTGACCCTCCTCGGCCCCGACGACGCCGAGGTGCAGGTCTGCTTCGGTGACGCCGAGGCCGGCACCGTCCGCCTCGGCGACCTCGCCGACACCCTGGCGGCCGGTCGCGACCACGCCCTGCTCGCCCCGCTCGGCCACGCCCGGCTCCAGCACGCGTACGGCGGCCTCACCTCGCTCGGCTCGACGGCCGTCGACCTGGTCTGGGACGACGCCGAGGACGACGGCGCCGAGCACTTCTACTACGCCCGGGTCGTCCAGGTCGACGGCGAGGCCGCCTGGTCCTCGCCGATCTGGGTCTGA
- a CDS encoding MoaD/ThiS family protein: protein MAIEVRIPTILRTYTGGEKAVQAEGASLTALIEDLEANHPGLKDRLVEDKNGSDELRRFVNVYVNDEDVRFIGGLGAELSDGDQVVVLPAVAGG, encoded by the coding sequence ATGGCCATCGAGGTCCGAATCCCGACCATCCTGCGCACCTACACCGGTGGCGAGAAGGCCGTCCAGGCCGAGGGCGCCAGCCTGACCGCGCTGATCGAGGACCTGGAGGCGAACCACCCCGGCCTCAAGGACCGCCTCGTCGAGGACAAGAACGGCTCCGACGAGCTGCGTCGCTTCGTGAACGTATACGTCAACGACGAGGACGTCCGCTTCATCGGCGGCCTCGGCGCCGAGCTCTCCGACGGCGACCAGGTCGTCGTGCTGCCGGCCGTCGCCGGCGGCTGA
- a CDS encoding ABC transporter permease → MSTDMTGTSGTTAPTPTGVLDVSGTPAVPFTRLVSVELRKALDTRAGRWFTAAIVALCLVVVVIYAFAAPEGSTDFGDVVGVSGAVLGYFLPVLLILMVTSEWSQRTGLTTFTLEPHRGRVVGAKFVAGLILGAALIAVAALVAALGTLIGGGDWSLTAELLVKGFLVANLIGILTGFAIGMLLMNSAAAIVTYFIYTLVLPLAVGILSAFQEWFADLAPWIEFNTAQQLMFVDEGAPSGELLAQLLVSGTIWLVVPFVIGLLRLLRAEPK, encoded by the coding sequence ATGAGCACCGACATGACCGGCACGTCCGGCACCACCGCACCGACGCCCACCGGCGTCCTCGACGTCAGCGGCACCCCCGCCGTCCCGTTCACCCGCCTGGTCTCGGTCGAGCTCCGCAAGGCGCTCGACACCCGCGCCGGCCGCTGGTTCACCGCCGCCATCGTGGCGCTGTGCCTCGTCGTGGTGGTGATCTACGCCTTCGCGGCACCCGAGGGGTCCACCGACTTCGGCGACGTCGTCGGCGTCTCGGGGGCGGTCCTGGGCTACTTCCTGCCGGTGCTGCTGATCCTGATGGTCACCAGCGAGTGGAGCCAGCGCACCGGCCTGACCACCTTCACCCTCGAGCCGCACCGCGGGCGGGTGGTCGGCGCCAAGTTCGTCGCCGGGCTGATCCTGGGGGCGGCGCTGATCGCCGTCGCGGCCCTGGTCGCCGCGCTCGGCACGCTGATCGGCGGGGGCGACTGGTCGTTGACCGCCGAGCTGCTCGTCAAGGGCTTCCTGGTGGCCAACCTGATCGGCATCCTGACCGGGTTCGCGATCGGCATGCTGCTGATGAACAGCGCCGCGGCGATCGTCACCTACTTCATCTACACGCTGGTGCTGCCGCTGGCGGTCGGCATCCTGTCGGCGTTCCAGGAGTGGTTCGCCGACCTGGCGCCGTGGATCGAGTTCAACACCGCCCAGCAGCTGATGTTCGTCGACGAGGGCGCCCCGAGCGGGGAGCTCCTCGCCCAGCTGCTCGTCTCCGGCACGATCTGGCTGGTCGTCCCCTTCGTGATCGGGCTGCTCCGCCTGCTCCGGGCAGAGCCGAAGTAA
- a CDS encoding MBL fold metallo-hydrolase, with translation MRLTVIGCSGSYPGPDSPASCYLLEADGIDPADPDAGPRPWRVLVDLGNGALGALARYVDPLTIDAVLVSHLHADHCLDLCGYYVMRKYHPRGPQPRIPVYGPSDTAGRMARAYDLPEDPGMTEEFDFRPYDGAFTLGPFLVEPIRVEHPVEAYGLRVTADGHVLGYSGDTAPCDGLDAVAADVDLLLAEASFRTGDDNPPGVHLTGADCGDVAARVGLDRLVLTHVPPWFDREEILAEARAVHHGSVELAHPGATYLLG, from the coding sequence ATGAGGCTGACGGTGATCGGCTGCTCGGGGTCCTACCCCGGGCCCGACAGCCCGGCGAGCTGCTACCTGCTGGAGGCGGACGGCATCGACCCCGCCGACCCGGACGCAGGACCCCGGCCCTGGCGGGTGCTGGTGGACCTCGGCAACGGCGCGCTCGGCGCGCTGGCGCGCTACGTCGACCCGCTCACCATCGACGCCGTCCTGGTCTCGCACCTCCACGCCGACCACTGCCTGGACCTCTGCGGCTACTACGTCATGCGCAAGTACCACCCGCGCGGACCCCAGCCGCGGATACCGGTCTACGGCCCCTCCGACACCGCCGGGCGGATGGCGCGCGCCTACGACCTGCCCGAGGACCCCGGGATGACCGAGGAGTTCGACTTCCGGCCCTACGACGGTGCGTTCACCCTGGGCCCGTTCCTGGTCGAGCCCATCCGCGTCGAGCACCCCGTCGAGGCATACGGCCTGCGGGTCACCGCCGACGGGCACGTCCTGGGCTACTCCGGCGACACCGCCCCGTGCGACGGCCTGGACGCGGTGGCCGCCGACGTCGACCTGCTCCTGGCCGAGGCGTCGTTCCGCACCGGTGACGACAACCCGCCCGGGGTGCACCTGACCGGCGCCGACTGCGGCGACGTCGCCGCCCGGGTGGGCCTGGACCGCCTGGTGCTGACCCACGTGCCGCCGTGGTTCGACCGCGAGGAGATCCTCGCCGAGGCGCGCGCGGTGCACCACGGCTCCGTCGAGCTGGCGCACCCCGGCGCGACCTACCTGCTCGGCTGA
- a CDS encoding alkaline phosphatase family protein, giving the protein MKSSSPARRALLPVAVTVAALAACTSTAPPTAGAEAAAPPPAVAAAAAAAAPQPVARVLAISIDGLNPDALTQLGRAGAPAIWHLVDQGVHTFEARTAVELTDTLPNHTTMVTGRAIARDRNGHGVTWNDDRTDPATVQAAAGEDVGSVFTEVSDAGRSSALFTTKEKLRLFDRSWPDGVDEVTVLGQDDALATAARDDLVAHHRAFTFVHLGGADVSGHLHGFMSPAYLDTVSRLDGLVGRLERAVRRQPQLAGTAIVLTADHGGRGESHRDPAQRVNYRVPFVVWGRRSAPGTSTTCRAGRTPTRAARRSATAPGLSPCATATSPT; this is encoded by the coding sequence ATGAAGTCGTCGTCACCGGCACGCCGCGCCCTCCTGCCCGTCGCCGTGACCGTCGCCGCGCTTGCTGCCTGCACCTCCACCGCGCCGCCCACGGCGGGCGCCGAGGCCGCGGCTCCTCCCCCGGCCGTCGCAGCGGCCGCGGCGGCCGCGGCCCCGCAGCCGGTCGCGCGCGTGCTGGCGATCTCGATCGACGGCCTCAACCCGGACGCGCTGACGCAGCTGGGCCGCGCCGGAGCCCCGGCGATCTGGCATCTGGTCGACCAGGGCGTCCACACCTTCGAGGCACGCACCGCGGTCGAGCTGACCGACACGCTGCCGAACCACACGACCATGGTCACCGGCCGCGCGATCGCGCGCGACCGCAACGGTCACGGCGTGACCTGGAACGACGACCGCACGGACCCTGCGACGGTGCAGGCGGCCGCCGGCGAGGACGTCGGCTCGGTGTTCACCGAGGTCAGCGACGCGGGCCGCTCCTCGGCGCTCTTCACCACCAAGGAGAAGCTGCGGCTCTTCGACCGGTCGTGGCCCGACGGGGTCGACGAGGTCACCGTCCTGGGGCAGGACGACGCGCTCGCGACCGCCGCCCGCGACGACCTGGTCGCCCACCACCGGGCGTTCACCTTCGTCCACCTCGGTGGGGCCGACGTCTCCGGCCACCTCCACGGGTTCATGTCGCCTGCGTACCTCGACACGGTCAGCCGCCTGGACGGCCTCGTCGGCCGGCTCGAGCGCGCGGTCCGCCGCCAGCCGCAGCTCGCGGGGACTGCGATCGTGCTCACCGCCGACCACGGCGGGCGGGGCGAGAGCCACCGCGACCCGGCCCAGCGGGTCAACTACCGCGTCCCGTTCGTCGTGTGGGGCCGCAGGTCGGCACCGGGGACCTCTACGACCTGCAGGGCAGGACGTACGCCGACCCGGGCCGCGCGCAGGTCGGCTACGGCGCCCGGACTCAGCCCGTGCGCAACGGCGACGTCGCCAACCTGA
- a CDS encoding response regulator transcription factor — MSGGTGGVAPPTRVLVVDDDALVRSALVLMLGGEPDLEVVGEAADGRQAVDRAAATRAHVVLMDIRMPVMGGLEATRVLCATPGAPRVIVLTTFDADDYVVEAVGAGADGFLLKDTPPAEIVAAVRAVAAGEPMLSPSATRALVAAARRRPADDRGQAARARLDRLTEREAEVADAVARGLSNSEVAAELCLSVATVKAHVSRLFDKLGAVNRVQIAICVHDARAG; from the coding sequence ATGAGCGGCGGCACGGGAGGGGTGGCCCCGCCGACCCGGGTGCTCGTGGTCGACGACGACGCGCTGGTCCGCTCGGCGCTGGTGCTGATGCTCGGCGGCGAGCCCGACCTCGAGGTCGTCGGCGAGGCGGCCGACGGCAGGCAGGCCGTGGACCGGGCAGCCGCGACCCGCGCGCACGTCGTGCTGATGGACATCCGGATGCCGGTGATGGGCGGGCTGGAGGCGACCCGCGTCCTGTGCGCCACCCCCGGCGCCCCCCGGGTGATCGTGCTGACGACCTTCGACGCCGACGACTACGTGGTGGAGGCGGTCGGCGCCGGCGCCGACGGCTTCCTGCTCAAGGACACCCCGCCGGCCGAGATCGTCGCCGCCGTGCGCGCGGTGGCCGCGGGCGAGCCGATGCTGTCGCCGTCGGCCACCCGCGCCCTGGTCGCCGCCGCCCGACGGCGACCGGCCGACGACCGCGGCCAGGCGGCCCGGGCACGCCTGGACCGGCTGACCGAGCGCGAGGCCGAGGTCGCCGACGCGGTGGCCCGTGGGCTGAGCAACTCCGAGGTGGCCGCCGAGCTGTGCCTCTCGGTGGCCACGGTCAAGGCCCACGTCTCTCGGCTCTTCGACAAGCTCGGTGCCGTCAACCGGGTGCAGATCGCGATCTGCGTCCACGACGCCCGGGCCGGCTGA
- a CDS encoding ABC transporter ATP-binding protein, which translates to MITVEHLTKKYGGFAAVDDVSFTARPGRVTGFLGPNGAGKTTSMRIMVGLTPATSGSVRIGGLPYADIPNPGRHVGVLLDASAQHAGRTGREVLTIGARTMGLPDSRVDEMLELVSLSGTESKRRVRNYSLGMRQRLGIAHALLGDPSVLILDEPANGLDPAGIRWMRGLLGGYADRGGTVLLSSHLLHEVEMIADEMILIGRGRIVAQGDKRSLLAGRASATLVSSEDDAALGAALARAGYEPTPAGEGLRVPCAPAEVGRAALQAGVVLTDLRSGSGGLEDLFLELTEDTQREGHPVAATQQGATA; encoded by the coding sequence ATGATCACGGTCGAGCACCTCACCAAGAAGTACGGCGGGTTCGCCGCCGTCGACGACGTCAGCTTCACCGCACGCCCGGGTCGGGTCACCGGCTTCCTCGGGCCGAACGGTGCGGGGAAGACCACGTCGATGCGGATCATGGTCGGGCTCACCCCGGCCACCTCGGGCAGCGTGCGCATCGGCGGCCTGCCCTACGCCGACATCCCCAACCCGGGGCGGCACGTGGGTGTCCTGCTGGACGCCTCGGCCCAGCACGCCGGGCGGACCGGCCGCGAGGTCCTCACCATCGGCGCCCGCACCATGGGCCTGCCCGACTCGCGGGTCGACGAGATGCTCGAGCTGGTCTCGCTGAGCGGCACCGAGTCCAAGCGGCGGGTGCGCAACTACTCGCTCGGGATGCGGCAGCGGCTCGGCATCGCCCACGCGCTGCTGGGCGACCCGTCGGTGCTGATCCTCGACGAGCCGGCCAACGGCCTGGACCCCGCGGGCATCCGGTGGATGCGCGGGCTGCTCGGGGGCTACGCCGACCGCGGCGGCACGGTGCTGCTCTCCAGCCACCTGCTGCACGAGGTCGAGATGATCGCCGACGAGATGATCCTGATCGGGCGCGGCAGGATCGTCGCCCAGGGCGACAAGAGGTCGCTGCTCGCCGGCCGGGCCAGCGCCACGCTGGTCTCCTCCGAGGACGACGCGGCGCTCGGCGCCGCGCTCGCCCGGGCCGGGTACGAGCCGACCCCGGCCGGCGAGGGCCTGCGCGTGCCGTGCGCCCCCGCCGAGGTCGGCCGGGCCGCCCTGCAGGCCGGCGTGGTCCTCACCGACCTCCGCTCCGGCTCCGGCGGCCTCGAGGACCTCTTCCTGGAGCTGACCGAGGACACCCAGCGCGAGGGCCACCCCGTCGCCGCGACCCAGCAGGGAGCCACCGCATGA
- a CDS encoding NUDIX hydrolase: protein MPTPDFILSLREKVGHAELWLPGVTAVIRREGADGTTEVLLVQRSDNHAWTPVTGIVDPGEDPGVAARREALEETGVEIRVDRLAQVTAGEQVAYPNGDRNVFLDHTFACTWLGGEAHVADDESVDVGWFTLATAPPLSERMRQRIEVGLSDEVAARFRA from the coding sequence GTGCCGACCCCCGACTTCATCCTGTCCCTGCGCGAGAAGGTCGGCCACGCCGAGCTCTGGCTGCCGGGCGTCACCGCGGTGATCCGCCGTGAGGGCGCCGACGGCACCACCGAGGTGCTGCTGGTGCAGCGCTCGGACAACCACGCCTGGACCCCGGTCACCGGCATCGTCGACCCCGGCGAGGACCCCGGGGTCGCGGCGCGGCGGGAGGCGCTGGAGGAGACCGGCGTCGAGATCCGCGTCGACCGGCTGGCCCAGGTCACCGCGGGTGAGCAGGTGGCCTACCCCAACGGCGACCGCAACGTCTTCCTCGACCACACCTTCGCCTGCACCTGGCTCGGCGGTGAGGCGCACGTCGCCGACGACGAGTCGGTCGACGTGGGCTGGTTCACCCTGGCCACCGCACCGCCGCTGAGCGAGCGGATGCGTCAGCGGATCGAGGTCGGGCTCTCCGACGAGGTCGCCGCCCGGTTCCGCGCCTGA
- a CDS encoding sensor histidine kinase has translation MAPDRPEQQLQPPLTAWGQAWRLVLCVAISAMAWTPYAEAQWDTRPGLFWLDGLVGVAALVAVLWRRRWPLPVALALNAATVVSGAAAGPATLALVSLATRRRALPVAAVAVVAFAGGMVYIQTTPSTEAREPWLDATVTVIALVATVVLGLYLGARRELLWTLRQRAERAEAEQELRATRARENERARIAREMHDVLAHRISQISMHAGALAYRSDLGPDQLRGQAEVIQSAANEALADLRGVLGVLRDSETGVPLERPQPTWDDLRDLVAEARAAGQHVEVVDRVDDAHPVPDPVARTVYRIVQEGLTNAGRHAPGALLTVDLAGCPAEGMTVRLRNPRGFGQRDTSGAGLGLVGLSERAVLRGGWLESGTSGRDFELHAWLPWAAA, from the coding sequence GTGGCCCCGGACCGACCCGAGCAGCAGCTGCAGCCCCCGCTGACCGCGTGGGGCCAGGCGTGGCGGCTCGTGCTGTGCGTCGCGATCAGCGCGATGGCCTGGACGCCCTACGCCGAGGCGCAGTGGGACACCCGTCCCGGGTTGTTCTGGCTCGACGGCCTCGTCGGCGTCGCCGCCCTCGTCGCCGTGCTCTGGCGGCGACGATGGCCGTTGCCGGTCGCGCTGGCGCTCAACGCCGCCACGGTCGTCTCGGGCGCCGCCGCCGGGCCGGCCACCCTGGCGCTGGTCTCGCTGGCCACCCGGCGGCGGGCGCTGCCGGTCGCCGCGGTCGCGGTCGTCGCCTTCGCCGGCGGGATGGTCTACATCCAGACCACGCCGAGCACCGAGGCGCGCGAGCCGTGGCTGGACGCGACCGTGACCGTGATCGCACTGGTGGCCACCGTCGTCCTCGGCCTCTACCTCGGGGCGCGGCGCGAGCTGCTGTGGACGCTGCGCCAGCGGGCGGAGAGGGCCGAGGCCGAGCAGGAGCTGCGCGCCACCCGGGCCCGGGAGAACGAACGGGCCCGGATCGCGCGGGAGATGCACGACGTGCTGGCCCACCGGATCTCGCAGATCTCGATGCACGCCGGCGCCCTGGCCTACCGCTCCGACCTCGGCCCCGACCAGCTGCGGGGGCAGGCGGAGGTCATCCAGAGCGCGGCCAACGAGGCGCTGGCCGACCTGCGCGGGGTCCTGGGGGTGCTGCGCGACTCCGAGACCGGGGTGCCGCTCGAGCGGCCCCAGCCGACCTGGGACGACCTGAGGGACCTGGTCGCCGAGGCGCGCGCCGCGGGGCAGCACGTCGAGGTCGTCGACCGCGTCGACGACGCGCACCCGGTGCCCGACCCGGTCGCCCGCACCGTCTACCGGATCGTCCAGGAGGGCCTGACGAACGCCGGCCGCCACGCCCCTGGGGCCCTGCTCACCGTCGACCTGGCGGGCTGTCCCGCGGAGGGGATGACGGTCCGGCTCCGCAACCCGCGCGGCTTCGGCCAGCGTGACACCAGCGGTGCCGGGCTCGGCCTGGTCGGGCTGAGCGAGCGGGCCGTGCTGCGCGGCGGGTGGCTCGAGTCGGGGACGTCGGGGCGCGACTTCGAGCTGCACGCGTGGCTGCCGTGGGCGGCGGCATGA
- a CDS encoding Mov34/MPN/PAD-1 family protein: MLTIDRTTYDGIIAHARRDHPDEACGVVAGPEGSDRPERLVEMVNAAGSPTFYEFDSTDLLTLYREMDDRDEEPVVVYHSHTATEAYPSRTDIGLAQEPNAHYVLVSTREHGNNDGPVEFRSYRIVDGTVTEEEVAVVDALPPRTP, from the coding sequence GTGCTGACCATCGACCGGACGACGTACGACGGCATCATCGCCCACGCCAGGCGCGACCACCCAGACGAGGCCTGCGGCGTGGTCGCCGGGCCCGAGGGCAGCGACAGGCCCGAGCGGCTGGTCGAGATGGTCAACGCCGCGGGCAGCCCGACCTTCTACGAGTTCGACTCCACCGACCTGCTCACGCTCTACCGCGAGATGGACGACCGCGACGAGGAGCCCGTGGTGGTCTACCACTCCCACACGGCCACGGAGGCCTACCCGAGCCGCACCGACATCGGTCTCGCGCAGGAGCCGAACGCCCACTACGTGCTGGTCAGCACGCGTGAGCACGGGAATAACGACGGCCCTGTGGAGTTCAGGTCGTACAGGATCGTGGACGGCACGGTGACCGAGGAAGAGGTCGCCGTCGTCGACGCGCTCCCGCCCCGCACCCCCTGA
- a CDS encoding NUDIX hydrolase: protein MPTPGFILALREKIGHAELWLPGATAVVRREGTDGPEVLLVRRADTGEWTPTGGIVEPGEDPAAAARRETEEEAGVVITVDRLASVGAAAPHTFPNGDRVVVLDHTFACSWVSGEAHVADDESVEVVWFPVDGLPAMAPRFRERVGAALADEVATRFVS, encoded by the coding sequence ATGCCGACCCCCGGCTTCATCCTGGCCCTGCGCGAGAAGATCGGGCACGCCGAGCTGTGGCTGCCGGGGGCGACCGCGGTCGTCCGCCGCGAGGGCACCGACGGTCCCGAGGTGCTCCTGGTCCGCAGGGCCGACACCGGGGAGTGGACCCCGACCGGTGGCATCGTGGAGCCGGGGGAGGACCCCGCGGCCGCTGCGCGTCGGGAGACCGAGGAGGAGGCCGGCGTGGTGATCACCGTGGACCGCCTCGCGTCGGTCGGCGCCGCCGCGCCCCACACCTTCCCGAACGGCGACCGCGTCGTCGTGCTCGACCATACCTTCGCCTGCAGCTGGGTGTCCGGCGAGGCGCACGTCGCCGACGACGAGTCGGTCGAGGTCGTGTGGTTCCCCGTCGACGGCCTTCCCGCGATGGCGCCGCGCTTCCGGGAGAGGGTCGGGGCAGCCCTGGCGGACGAGGTCGCCACCCGCTTCGTCTCCTAG